A genomic window from Ideonella sp. WA131b includes:
- a CDS encoding DsrE family protein, whose protein sequence is MFFRRFMVSAAVAAALTAPGYALAQDPVVYHIDDAAAQGLKGLRNIRNHLDVDPTAKITVVTHAQGVDFLMEGAKDPAGSPYAGPVAALVARGVRFEICEITLRNRSLKKEQFIQEAEFTPSGVVRLARLQKAGAAYIKP, encoded by the coding sequence ATGTTCTTTCGCCGCTTCATGGTCAGCGCCGCCGTCGCCGCTGCGCTGACGGCACCGGGCTACGCCCTGGCGCAAGACCCCGTCGTCTACCACATCGACGACGCCGCGGCGCAGGGCCTGAAGGGCCTGCGCAACATCCGCAACCACCTGGACGTCGACCCGACGGCGAAGATCACCGTGGTCACGCACGCCCAGGGCGTGGACTTCCTGATGGAAGGCGCCAAGGATCCGGCCGGCAGCCCCTACGCCGGCCCCGTTGCGGCCCTGGTGGCGCGCGGTGTGCGGTTCGAGATTTGCGAGATCACGCTGAGGAACCGCAGCCTGAAAAAAGAGCAGTTCATTCAGGAGGCCGAGTTCACGCCCAGCGGCGTGGTGCGCCTCGCCCGGCTGCAGAAGGCGGGTGCGGCCTACATCAAGCCCTGA
- a CDS encoding c-type cytochrome, which produces MAHRLAAPAIAALAVLVAPAPAAADLKRAQEIVEGKCFICHGVDGESSSSLFPRLAGQNAQYLARQLADYASGRRKSAQMQPMVEGLTSSDFLALGQFYESRPVHQHAIEDHELALVGRFIYARGNPYAGVPACAGCHGANGQGTAQLPRLAGQHAAYTERQLRQFNQRERSNDNAVMHTIASKLTELETKAVASYISGLK; this is translated from the coding sequence ATGGCCCACCGCCTTGCCGCGCCGGCCATCGCCGCCCTGGCCGTGCTCGTCGCGCCGGCTCCCGCCGCCGCCGACCTCAAGCGCGCGCAGGAGATCGTCGAGGGCAAGTGCTTCATCTGCCACGGCGTCGACGGTGAGAGCTCAAGCTCTCTCTTTCCGCGCCTGGCCGGGCAGAACGCGCAGTACCTGGCGCGGCAGCTTGCCGACTACGCCAGCGGCCGCCGCAAGAGTGCGCAGATGCAGCCCATGGTCGAAGGACTCACGTCCTCGGACTTCTTGGCGCTGGGCCAGTTCTACGAGTCCCGCCCGGTGCACCAGCACGCCATCGAAGACCACGAGCTGGCGCTCGTGGGGCGCTTCATCTACGCCCGCGGCAACCCCTACGCGGGCGTGCCAGCCTGCGCCGGCTGCCACGGCGCCAACGGCCAGGGCACGGCACAGCTGCCACGGCTGGCAGGCCAGCACGCGGCCTACACCGAGCGCCAGCTGCGCCAGTTCAACCAGCGCGAGCGCAGCAACGACAACGCGGTGATGCACACCATTGCCAGCAAGCTCACCGAGCTCGAGACCAAGGCGGTCGCCAGCTACATCAGCGGCCTCAAGTAG